A window of Pseudooceanicola aestuarii contains these coding sequences:
- a CDS encoding DUF6915 family protein, translating to MAHPLHHAESSAQKFGGVPSDYQSVHDWFDASKEHLALFTHRAMRHHAQGLFEAQRVFGPTLTNSAGRDIPVRWIGEQHIREDCQGRIPSMADWLRRIQPEPWMANGHIDRHSGDEPCGDPRVAWASEVAAGRTVLGLKDWMAARATQATQGT from the coding sequence ATGGCGCATCCGCTTCATCATGCTGAAAGCTCGGCCCAGAAATTCGGCGGGGTGCCGTCTGACTATCAGTCTGTGCACGATTGGTTCGATGCCTCGAAAGAGCACCTCGCGCTCTTCACGCACCGCGCCATGCGTCACCATGCGCAAGGCCTGTTTGAGGCCCAACGGGTTTTTGGCCCGACACTGACCAATAGTGCGGGCCGCGACATCCCCGTGCGCTGGATCGGCGAGCAGCATATCCGTGAAGACTGCCAAGGCCGCATCCCGAGCATGGCGGACTGGCTGCGACGGATCCAGCCTGAGCCATGGATGGCCAATGGCCACATCGACCGGCATTCCGGCGATGAGCCCTGCGGCGACCCAAGGGTTGCCTGGGCCTCCGAGGTCGCCGCCGGAAGAACGGTTCTTGGCCTGAAGGATTGGATGGCGGCGCGCGCGACGCAAGCCACGCAAGGTACCTGA
- a CDS encoding DUF6878 family protein, whose translation MTNPQIDYAAMAAQWRAERETTLKASRAELLAQLRALGISEVTAEYEGYGDSGNVEDVTVQPAEVQLPEPLATEVGDFAWSLAYHHHPGFENNEGGYGTLTWDIAADSITLDHADRYVECSHSYDEGL comes from the coding sequence ATGACCAATCCCCAGATCGACTATGCCGCAATGGCGGCTCAGTGGCGTGCAGAGCGCGAAACCACCCTGAAGGCATCCCGAGCGGAGCTGCTTGCGCAACTACGCGCGCTTGGCATCAGCGAGGTCACCGCCGAATACGAAGGCTATGGCGATTCCGGCAATGTCGAGGATGTGACGGTGCAGCCTGCAGAGGTCCAACTGCCGGAGCCGCTTGCCACCGAGGTGGGCGACTTCGCCTGGTCGCTCGCCTATCACCATCACCCGGGGTTCGAAAACAACGAGGGCGGCTACGGCACGCTGACCTGGGACATAGCAGCCGACAGCATCACGCTCGATCATGCGGACCGCTACGTTGAATGCTCGCACAGCTATGACGAGGGACTGTGA
- a CDS encoding bifunctional class I SAM-dependent methyltransferase/DEAD/DEAH box helicase has protein sequence MSKPCSTLPDPIESKANFVSALEQIGTEIDHQPLRSSALARIMRETFLGSDAGGAWDWRKAYDLMQAAAVQALLRGDNSEDDYFAAKLLASRLLTETRRSEQQIRLQQFSTPLPFAALAVRAAAIRKGETVLEPSAGTGALAGFAARAGATLSLNEIDPFRHSLLRAVFGGEATGHDGEHIDDLLQTPVLPDIVVMNPPFASSVDRSRDKHIAAKHLIAAAKRLAHGGRLVAIMPPGFTPERDAAHWSRACGLLTPRLALTMPGQVYRKLGTSVETQLMVFDKVQEDGEMIRASVRDLDEALPFADAVAATRPEARPVQQAAKNPHARSVGPVPVTRKRPVARVVASNAQTNAAIPLTFTSLEAARDNTPVSDIYARYRPQRIEIAGAQEHPTPLVESIAMASVAPPVPSGAASAELRLPARLIEDGHLSEAQLETIIMANDAHGRDLPGRFTIDDDQTKLTRADDDPDANAYRLGYFLGDGTGCGKGRECAGLILVNWLAGRRKAIWVSKSATLIEDAIRDWTDLGGSPADIQPLSKWKPDQPIQMGDGILFVTYATLRSAGKCGTTRLCQILDWMGEDFEGVLAFDEAHAMQNAAGSEQGRGVKPSQQGLAGLRLQLAAPRARVFYISATGATSVHNLAYAARLGLWGQGPEYPFPSRESFVSAMEAGGVAAMEVVARDLKTLGLYTARALSFDGVEYDVLEHALTPAQIEIYDAYAGAFRTIHHNLEAALTATGVNDASGETNASAARASAKSRFESTKQRFFNHLLMGMKAPSIIRAIKDDLAAGKACVIQVVSTGESLLKRRLETMDPEDELVEGALTPRDYVLGYLEQAFPIHAQKLVEIDGNMVAEPLRDETGALVVSREALALRDAAMLELMTLAPIPSALDQILWAFGYEAVAEVTGRSIRPIKAEDGHLFIEKRAASSNSSETQAFMDGDKDILIFSDAGGTGRSYHAAQTAKNQKRRRHYLLEPGWRADAAIQGLGRTHRSAQVSAPFFRVCTSDVHGEKRFTSTIAKRLDQLGALTKGQRETGSQGMFRQEDNLESPIARAALRGYFADLAAGRAEAMSYESFTDWTALRLIDKDGVLLEELPPIQRFLNRVLALPIHMQNALFAEFMRRIADQSERARAAGTLDLGVETLRGEKIEQVSTEDLWTCPKSGAVTRIIGLEVTDPVHVLSADDALSRNFDKLPMVNRASGRAALISARPMQMYDEDTVTLMRKAVRPNGSSYLEEARFESSAWEEIGKPEFAWLWDAEAASLPKTTTTKLYLLTGLLLPIWKDIPNTNERIYRVTPDGATAMIGRTLSEEGAAALRARFLVSNPQTPQEMLTAALGTTAPVDLGRGLTLTRRRVAGEMRLELCGVDRGMIDGLKALGCFTEIIAFQLRVFLPHGDGIDTGSILARIVGQEAAMTSEQAA, from the coding sequence ATGTCCAAGCCCTGCTCAACGCTCCCCGATCCTATTGAATCCAAAGCTAACTTCGTCTCTGCCCTCGAGCAGATCGGCACGGAGATCGACCACCAACCCCTGCGCAGCTCAGCGCTCGCACGCATCATGCGAGAGACCTTTCTTGGCAGTGATGCCGGGGGCGCCTGGGACTGGCGGAAGGCCTATGACCTGATGCAGGCGGCGGCTGTGCAGGCGCTGCTACGTGGCGATAACAGTGAGGATGATTACTTCGCCGCAAAACTGCTTGCCTCACGGCTGCTGACGGAAACCCGCCGCTCCGAGCAGCAGATCCGGTTGCAGCAGTTTTCCACGCCACTGCCATTTGCCGCCTTGGCCGTGCGGGCGGCAGCCATTCGCAAGGGCGAGACCGTGCTGGAGCCCTCGGCTGGCACCGGTGCTTTGGCCGGTTTTGCTGCCCGGGCCGGTGCCACGCTTTCTCTCAATGAAATCGACCCCTTTCGCCATAGCCTATTGCGCGCGGTCTTCGGCGGCGAGGCGACGGGCCATGACGGCGAGCATATCGACGATCTGCTGCAGACGCCGGTTCTACCCGACATCGTGGTGATGAACCCGCCGTTCGCCTCCTCGGTCGATCGCTCCCGCGACAAGCACATCGCCGCCAAACATCTCATTGCGGCTGCAAAGCGTCTCGCGCATGGCGGGCGGCTGGTGGCGATCATGCCGCCGGGATTCACGCCCGAACGCGATGCCGCGCATTGGTCCCGCGCTTGCGGTCTCCTGACGCCGCGCTTGGCCCTCACGATGCCGGGACAGGTTTACCGCAAGCTCGGCACCTCTGTGGAAACCCAGCTGATGGTCTTCGACAAGGTGCAGGAGGACGGAGAGATGATCCGCGCCAGCGTCAGGGACTTGGATGAAGCCCTTCCTTTTGCCGACGCCGTGGCCGCAACCCGGCCCGAGGCGCGCCCCGTACAACAGGCGGCGAAAAACCCTCATGCGCGATCGGTCGGTCCAGTACCTGTCACGCGCAAGCGACCAGTTGCTAGAGTTGTGGCGTCCAACGCTCAGACCAACGCCGCCATACCGCTCACTTTCACAAGCCTTGAGGCCGCGCGCGACAACACGCCCGTCTCGGATATCTATGCGCGCTATCGCCCTCAGCGGATCGAGATCGCGGGTGCGCAGGAACATCCCACGCCCTTGGTCGAAAGCATCGCCATGGCTTCCGTGGCGCCGCCCGTGCCTTCTGGCGCGGCCAGTGCGGAATTGCGCCTGCCTGCCAGGCTGATCGAGGATGGGCATCTCTCCGAGGCTCAGCTCGAGACCATCATCATGGCCAATGATGCCCATGGGCGTGACCTGCCGGGGCGGTTCACCATCGACGACGACCAGACCAAACTCACCCGTGCCGATGATGACCCGGACGCCAATGCTTATCGCCTTGGCTACTTCCTCGGTGACGGCACGGGCTGCGGCAAGGGGCGCGAATGCGCCGGGCTCATCCTGGTGAACTGGCTCGCTGGGCGCAGGAAGGCGATCTGGGTCTCCAAATCCGCCACGCTCATCGAGGACGCGATCCGCGACTGGACCGATCTCGGCGGCTCGCCCGCCGACATTCAGCCGCTCTCCAAATGGAAACCGGACCAACCGATCCAGATGGGTGATGGCATCCTGTTCGTGACCTACGCCACGCTGCGCTCGGCGGGCAAATGCGGCACCACACGACTGTGCCAGATCCTCGACTGGATGGGCGAAGACTTTGAAGGCGTACTGGCCTTTGATGAGGCCCATGCCATGCAGAACGCGGCCGGGTCCGAGCAGGGCAGGGGGGTCAAACCCTCCCAGCAGGGCCTTGCTGGCCTCCGGCTGCAACTGGCAGCACCCCGCGCTCGCGTCTTCTACATCTCGGCCACGGGTGCGACGAGCGTCCACAACCTCGCCTATGCCGCGCGGCTGGGGCTCTGGGGGCAGGGCCCCGAATACCCCTTCCCAAGCCGCGAGAGCTTCGTTTCTGCGATGGAAGCCGGCGGTGTCGCCGCCATGGAGGTGGTCGCGCGCGATCTCAAGACGCTCGGGCTCTACACGGCCCGTGCCCTCAGCTTCGACGGCGTGGAGTATGACGTGCTCGAACACGCGCTCACCCCGGCCCAGATCGAGATCTACGACGCCTATGCGGGTGCGTTTCGGACGATCCACCACAATCTCGAAGCGGCGCTGACGGCGACCGGCGTCAACGACGCCTCGGGGGAAACTAATGCGTCGGCCGCACGCGCCTCGGCCAAGTCCCGCTTCGAGAGCACGAAGCAGCGCTTCTTCAACCATCTCCTGATGGGCATGAAAGCCCCGAGCATCATCCGCGCCATCAAGGACGATCTGGCAGCGGGCAAGGCTTGCGTCATTCAGGTGGTCTCTACAGGCGAAAGCCTGCTGAAACGTCGGCTTGAGACGATGGACCCGGAGGACGAGCTGGTCGAGGGCGCGCTAACGCCGCGCGACTACGTCCTGGGATACCTCGAACAGGCCTTCCCGATTCATGCGCAAAAGCTCGTGGAGATTGACGGCAACATGGTGGCGGAACCCTTGCGGGATGAGACCGGCGCGCTCGTTGTCTCGCGCGAGGCGCTCGCCCTGCGCGATGCGGCCATGCTGGAGTTGATGACGCTCGCCCCGATCCCCTCGGCGCTCGATCAGATCCTCTGGGCTTTTGGCTACGAGGCCGTGGCAGAAGTCACGGGGCGGTCCATCCGACCCATCAAAGCCGAGGACGGCCATCTCTTCATCGAGAAGCGCGCCGCCAGCAGCAATTCATCCGAGACCCAAGCCTTCATGGACGGCGATAAGGATATCCTGATCTTCTCCGATGCGGGCGGGACGGGCCGGTCCTATCATGCGGCGCAAACGGCGAAGAACCAGAAACGGCGGCGGCACTACCTGTTGGAGCCCGGCTGGCGCGCGGATGCGGCCATCCAGGGGCTCGGGCGCACGCATCGCTCGGCTCAGGTCAGCGCGCCCTTCTTCCGGGTCTGCACCTCGGATGTGCATGGCGAAAAACGTTTCACCTCGACGATCGCCAAGCGCCTCGACCAGCTGGGGGCCCTGACCAAGGGCCAGCGCGAGACCGGCTCGCAAGGCATGTTCCGCCAGGAGGACAATCTCGAAAGCCCGATCGCGCGAGCGGCATTGCGTGGGTATTTCGCCGATCTTGCCGCCGGGCGCGCTGAGGCGATGAGCTACGAGAGCTTCACCGACTGGACGGCCCTGCGGCTGATCGACAAGGACGGGGTGCTCCTTGAGGAGCTTCCCCCGATCCAGCGGTTTCTCAACCGGGTTCTGGCCCTGCCCATCCACATGCAGAACGCGCTCTTTGCCGAGTTCATGAGGCGGATTGCCGATCAGTCTGAGCGGGCGCGCGCGGCGGGCACGCTCGATCTCGGCGTGGAAACTCTGCGTGGCGAAAAGATCGAACAGGTATCCACAGAGGATCTCTGGACCTGCCCGAAATCCGGCGCCGTGACGCGGATCATTGGACTTGAAGTCACCGACCCGGTCCATGTGCTTTCGGCGGATGACGCCCTGTCGCGCAATTTCGATAAGCTGCCGATGGTCAACCGCGCGTCGGGTCGCGCGGCGCTCATCTCGGCGCGGCCAATGCAGATGTATGACGAGGACACTGTCACGCTGATGCGCAAGGCGGTGCGGCCAAACGGGTCGAGCTATCTCGAAGAGGCACGGTTTGAGTCCTCGGCTTGGGAAGAGATCGGCAAGCCTGAGTTCGCATGGCTTTGGGATGCCGAGGCAGCGTCCCTGCCAAAAACCACCACAACCAAGCTCTACCTGCTGACCGGGCTCTTGTTGCCGATCTGGAAGGATATTCCGAACACCAATGAGCGCATCTACCGGGTCACGCCCGATGGGGCGACCGCCATGATCGGGCGCACGCTGAGCGAGGAAGGGGCGGCCGCGCTGCGCGCCCGCTTCCTCGTGTCCAACCCGCAAACACCGCAGGAGATGTTGACCGCCGCCCTCGGCACCACTGCGCCGGTCGATCTGGGCCGGGGTCTCACCCTGACCCGTCGCCGTGTCGCAGGCGAGATGCGCCTTGAGTTGTGCGGCGTTGACAGGGGCATGATTGATGGCCTCAAGGCCCTCGGCTGCTTCACCGAGATCATAGCCTTCCAGCTACGGGTGTTCCTGCCGCATGGGGACGGGATCGACACGGGAAGCATTCTGGCCCGGATCGTGGGGCAGGAAGCCGCCATGACGTCAGAACAAGCCGCCTGA
- a CDS encoding type II toxin-antitoxin system RelE/ParE family toxin, translated as MPNLEWKATAIADLLAIIGYISDDNPDAAQVLKDEIEHKTSLLPERPQMYRAGRVDGTREMVIRPNYIVVYAESLEMVTILRVLHAAQQWP; from the coding sequence TTGCCAAATCTTGAATGGAAAGCGACGGCCATCGCCGACTTGCTGGCAATCATTGGCTACATCTCTGACGACAACCCGGATGCCGCCCAAGTTCTCAAAGACGAGATTGAACACAAGACGTCCCTCCTTCCAGAACGCCCTCAGATGTACCGCGCGGGCCGTGTGGACGGGACTAGGGAGATGGTTATTCGGCCGAACTACATCGTGGTTTATGCTGAAAGCCTTGAGATGGTGACCATTTTACGCGTTCTTCATGCTGCGCAGCAGTGGCCATGA
- a CDS encoding type II toxin-antitoxin system RelB/DinJ family antitoxin, giving the protein MPAQTSMLHVRVDDQLKAQASDALAGVGLTLSDAVRILLTRVAAEGGLPAGLTADPDAYDAWFRAKVQEALDDPRPTTPHAKAMQDAQALIDGKRLAKS; this is encoded by the coding sequence ATGCCTGCCCAAACATCCATGCTTCATGTCCGTGTTGACGATCAGCTGAAAGCACAGGCTTCGGACGCACTTGCGGGCGTCGGTCTGACGCTCTCCGACGCGGTGCGTATTCTTCTGACCCGCGTGGCCGCAGAAGGCGGCTTGCCTGCCGGATTGACCGCTGATCCGGATGCCTATGACGCCTGGTTCCGGGCGAAGGTACAGGAAGCGCTAGACGATCCAAGGCCCACAACGCCCCATGCCAAGGCGATGCAAGACGCTCAGGCATTGATTGACGGGAAGCGCCTTGCCAAATCTTGA
- a CDS encoding DUF6927 domain-containing protein — protein sequence MGWLFYTDRRVKSYADEKAEITRLCTFEGDTRKTELVKACKVGSTWYAAARVTNRDGTPVEDATYVTDPDGSITFAAVFLTAYDDGCWGYKDMEESAGPNASRAPLALIELLSDLKDPDSYARDWRQRCREWASIPNYEEGDKIRLATPVTLTDGSTCQIVTATHYKRGRQKRRCYRIEETGGLVRLSKATLAGSELLSSAKGAASPVLAEYLAGQGG from the coding sequence ATGGGTTGGCTCTTCTACACCGATCGCCGCGTCAAATCCTACGCGGATGAGAAAGCAGAGATCACCCGGCTTTGCACCTTTGAGGGCGACACGCGCAAAACCGAACTGGTGAAAGCCTGCAAGGTCGGCTCAACCTGGTATGCGGCGGCTAGGGTTACCAATCGTGATGGCACCCCTGTCGAGGACGCGACCTATGTCACCGATCCTGACGGCTCGATCACTTTCGCCGCCGTCTTCCTCACCGCCTACGATGATGGGTGTTGGGGCTACAAGGATATGGAGGAAAGCGCTGGCCCGAACGCGTCGCGCGCGCCCCTTGCGCTGATCGAACTTCTCTCCGACCTGAAAGACCCGGACAGCTACGCCCGGGACTGGCGCCAGCGCTGCCGGGAATGGGCTTCGATCCCGAACTACGAGGAAGGCGACAAGATCAGGCTCGCCACCCCTGTGACGCTCACCGATGGCAGTACATGCCAGATCGTCACCGCGACCCACTACAAGCGGGGGCGACAAAAACGCCGCTGCTACCGGATCGAGGAAACCGGCGGGCTCGTACGCCTCTCGAAGGCCACGCTTGCGGGTTCTGAGCTGCTCAGCTCCGCGAAAGGTGCTGCCAGCCCGGTGCTGGCGGAGTATCTCGCGGGGCAGGGTGGCTGA
- a CDS encoding regulator, translated as MAILKFSASAVAAQIAHARACKTFLPNWNGLVDRPALILIVGNGVHLRSNGIDGTTTRIVTTEQADPSFAFADGMNPFRDTDWMAQRRMAFRDLTGQFYTDILDDVQVLIDRGRGAIRLATDGHSIRVFVRRASDYLIGGTYEVPSGLGGTFRVILKDACDTFAIVQNCGNCEDFDAMQPYRVPLDALMEIDDRRAA; from the coding sequence ATGGCTATTCTCAAGTTCTCTGCCTCCGCTGTCGCGGCGCAAATCGCACATGCGCGCGCCTGCAAGACCTTCCTGCCCAACTGGAACGGGCTCGTGGACAGGCCGGCCCTGATCCTCATCGTCGGCAATGGTGTGCATCTGCGCTCGAACGGCATCGATGGCACGACCACCCGTATCGTCACCACCGAACAGGCCGATCCCTCCTTCGCCTTCGCCGATGGCATGAACCCGTTTCGGGACACCGACTGGATGGCGCAGCGCCGCATGGCGTTTCGCGATCTGACCGGCCAGTTCTACACCGACATCCTGGATGACGTGCAGGTGCTCATCGACCGGGGGCGAGGGGCCATCCGGCTCGCCACCGATGGCCACAGCATCCGCGTCTTCGTGCGCCGGGCCTCGGATTATCTCATCGGCGGGACCTACGAAGTGCCCTCGGGCCTCGGCGGCACCTTCCGGGTCATCCTCAAGGATGCCTGCGACACCTTCGCGATCGTGCAGAACTGCGGCAATTGCGAGGATTTCGACGCCATGCAGCCCTACCGCGTGCCGCTCGATGCGCTGATGGAGATTGATGATCGGAGGGCGGCTTGA
- a CDS encoding ParB/RepB/Spo0J family partition protein, whose amino-acid sequence MTTSFAPLTVAIGDLVPHPANVRSNAPETYDPENIAHLKASIAVLGLLQPLMVQKLDGKYAVLAGGRRHAALKELVADKATKGFTAKTKVDCRLVPEDCDLTTALSLAENITQAPMNAIDEFEAFARMMEVDGQTPETIAKTFGTTVTAVKGRLRYGLIHPDIRAAARAKVITLDTMKAFAEHPSQEAQREVFEALTKDGGYLQAYTVRQALKSRGVQVSDDIGAFVRADYEARGGAVAADLLEEHSVLEDAALVETILLEKLGAAAEEARMRLGFAWADAMVRYDYATMADYGRVYPGPIEPDEAAQKRIDEITTELEKLQLEMEDEGLEDGAYNALYDRVDALEEEARDLQEAYSTEDLARSGVIASWSGGQVTLHVGLVRPEDTVKKEGARGSSASPTGEEAPDAGEITYPASLAEDLKTERAMALGAAMALHPEATLDLTLFKLVSDVLASGMSVTQAIKVEARKEYRSHAKMDEIDETSLEQVAAAHDALDLSWLDDTRAPADQFAAFRALEAGEKAKLVAYATASTTQSCFARDRQRDSLMHAFEIEIMPDIRAHWTPNAALFNRFKKAWLLKILGEDLGLAQEAVTLASSSKKKIVAFCDKLFAEPFATLTDAQRAAVAAWCPPMMQTAGIAFDEAEPTAETPEPDGEVAQAA is encoded by the coding sequence ATGACCACAAGCTTTGCTCCCCTTACCGTCGCTATCGGCGATCTCGTCCCGCATCCCGCCAATGTGCGCAGCAACGCGCCGGAAACCTATGACCCTGAAAACATCGCCCATCTGAAGGCCAGTATCGCTGTGCTGGGCCTGCTCCAGCCGCTCATGGTCCAGAAGCTCGACGGCAAATACGCCGTGCTGGCTGGTGGCCGACGCCATGCCGCGCTGAAGGAGCTGGTCGCAGACAAGGCCACCAAGGGGTTCACAGCGAAAACCAAGGTCGACTGCCGCCTTGTGCCGGAGGACTGTGACTTGACCACGGCGCTGTCGCTCGCCGAGAACATCACCCAGGCCCCCATGAACGCGATCGACGAGTTCGAAGCCTTCGCGCGGATGATGGAGGTCGACGGCCAGACGCCCGAGACCATCGCAAAGACCTTCGGCACGACCGTCACCGCCGTCAAAGGCCGGTTGCGCTATGGCCTGATCCATCCCGACATCCGCGCCGCGGCCCGCGCCAAGGTGATCACGCTCGACACGATGAAAGCCTTCGCCGAGCACCCGAGCCAGGAGGCGCAGCGCGAGGTGTTCGAGGCGCTCACGAAAGACGGCGGTTATCTGCAGGCCTACACGGTGCGACAGGCCCTCAAATCCCGCGGCGTGCAGGTCAGCGATGATATCGGGGCTTTCGTGCGCGCGGACTACGAGGCCCGCGGCGGGGCCGTCGCAGCCGATCTGCTGGAAGAGCATTCCGTGCTGGAGGATGCGGCGCTGGTCGAGACCATCTTGCTCGAAAAGCTCGGTGCCGCTGCCGAAGAGGCCCGTATGAGGCTAGGGTTTGCCTGGGCCGATGCGATGGTGCGCTATGACTACGCGACCATGGCCGACTATGGCCGCGTCTATCCCGGCCCGATCGAGCCGGATGAGGCTGCCCAGAAGCGCATCGATGAGATCACCACCGAGCTTGAGAAATTGCAGCTCGAGATGGAGGATGAGGGGCTCGAGGACGGTGCCTACAATGCCCTTTACGACCGCGTCGACGCTCTGGAAGAGGAAGCCCGCGACCTGCAGGAGGCCTACAGCACCGAGGACCTCGCGCGGTCCGGGGTGATCGCGTCGTGGTCGGGCGGGCAGGTGACCCTGCATGTTGGCCTCGTCCGCCCGGAAGACACCGTCAAAAAGGAGGGCGCGCGCGGCTCCTCGGCTAGCCCGACCGGGGAGGAGGCCCCAGACGCCGGCGAAATCACCTATCCAGCCTCACTGGCTGAGGACCTCAAGACCGAGCGAGCCATGGCGCTTGGGGCCGCGATGGCGCTGCATCCGGAGGCCACGCTCGATCTGACGCTCTTCAAGCTGGTCAGTGACGTTCTGGCCAGCGGAATGAGTGTCACGCAGGCGATCAAGGTCGAGGCCCGCAAGGAATACCGCAGCCATGCCAAGATGGACGAGATTGACGAGACCTCGCTTGAGCAGGTGGCGGCGGCGCATGATGCGCTTGATCTCTCGTGGCTCGATGACACCCGCGCGCCCGCCGATCAGTTCGCGGCGTTTCGCGCGCTGGAGGCCGGCGAGAAGGCCAAGCTCGTGGCCTATGCCACGGCCAGCACCACGCAGTCCTGCTTCGCGCGGGACCGCCAGCGCGACAGCCTGATGCATGCGTTCGAGATCGAGATCATGCCCGACATCCGCGCCCACTGGACGCCGAATGCGGCCCTCTTCAACCGCTTCAAGAAGGCCTGGCTCCTGAAGATCCTCGGCGAGGATCTGGGTCTCGCCCAGGAGGCTGTGACGCTGGCCTCGTCGAGCAAGAAGAAAATCGTCGCCTTCTGCGACAAGCTCTTTGCAGAGCCCTTCGCCACACTCACGGACGCGCAGCGCGCTGCCGTGGCCGCCTGGTGCCCGCCGATGATGCAGACCGCCGGTATCGCCTTTGATGAGGCGGAGCCAACTGCGGAAACCCCGGAACCTGACGGCGAGGTCGCGCAAGCGGCCTGA
- a CDS encoding DUF3768 domain-containing protein has protein sequence MSMNVQPQPDRPDPSVIAAQNDAFRKLACLGVPPAQPIQGRMHVTRSLMEASDGFMAEAVKATGEFATFEPENDPEGWHDFGAVEIRGETVFWKIDLYEADSDFRYGAEAPDNPATTVRVLTIMLARDW, from the coding sequence ATGTCCATGAATGTTCAACCCCAGCCAGACCGTCCGGATCCGAGTGTGATCGCGGCGCAGAACGACGCGTTTCGCAAGCTCGCGTGCCTTGGAGTGCCGCCCGCCCAGCCCATCCAGGGCCGGATGCATGTCACCCGCTCGCTTATGGAGGCCAGCGACGGCTTCATGGCCGAGGCGGTGAAGGCCACCGGTGAATTTGCAACATTCGAGCCTGAGAATGATCCCGAGGGATGGCACGATTTCGGGGCGGTCGAGATCCGGGGCGAGACCGTGTTCTGGAAAATCGATCTCTATGAGGCGGATTCGGATTTCCGCTACGGGGCTGAGGCCCCGGACAATCCCGCCACAACCGTCCGCGTGCTGACCATCATGCTGGCGCGCGACTGGTAG
- a CDS encoding DUF6330 family protein encodes MSRKEPKTLRVACFEDGRRKIITFKRGAYWWSQSEGAYPFSAALESIKEQGGWIETIPNPNYRPKGLFG; translated from the coding sequence ATGTCACGCAAGGAACCCAAGACGCTGCGGGTGGCCTGCTTCGAAGACGGCCGCCGCAAGATCATCACCTTCAAACGCGGTGCCTACTGGTGGAGCCAGTCCGAGGGCGCTTATCCGTTCTCGGCAGCGCTCGAGAGCATCAAAGAACAAGGCGGCTGGATCGAAACTATCCCCAACCCGAATTACAGACCCAAGGGGCTGTTCGGGTAG
- a CDS encoding ArdC family protein, which yields MARSRTPKFDASEAITNEIIRIIERGVLPWRKPWTAGGSSRPLRVGGEPYQGVNNFLLTMRTVMAGHSSPFWMTLPQANALDAKVRKGEKSSVVVYYGQSRKDAGGEDDRSDGDDRSEEARIFRFQKSYRVFNACQIEGLPDSFYPDPEPLPQHPPSEPIPHMQAFFDAIDITTVFTGTEAYYLPPVDKVYMPSITRFQDPRNFYGVWAHELAHATKAPHRLNRDFGFSKFGNTSYAREEIVAELTSVFLGQTLGFTAHTLEMNAAYLHNWLRVLRSDKGAIFKHAADAHRACDYLIAQSEAGRAGRSAEAA from the coding sequence ATGGCCCGATCCCGCACGCCCAAATTCGATGCCTCCGAGGCCATCACAAACGAAATCATCCGCATCATCGAGCGCGGCGTCCTGCCCTGGCGCAAGCCCTGGACCGCAGGCGGCAGCTCTCGACCCTTGCGCGTGGGCGGCGAACCCTACCAGGGAGTGAACAACTTTCTGCTGACGATGCGGACCGTGATGGCGGGCCACAGCTCTCCCTTCTGGATGACGTTGCCGCAGGCCAATGCCTTGGACGCAAAGGTCCGCAAGGGCGAGAAATCCTCTGTCGTCGTCTATTACGGGCAAAGCCGGAAAGACGCGGGCGGCGAGGACGACCGCAGCGATGGCGATGATCGCTCCGAGGAAGCCCGCATCTTCCGCTTCCAGAAATCCTACCGCGTGTTCAATGCCTGCCAGATCGAGGGCTTGCCGGACAGCTTCTATCCGGACCCTGAGCCCTTACCCCAGCATCCGCCGTCCGAGCCCATCCCGCACATGCAGGCGTTTTTCGATGCCATCGACATCACGACCGTCTTCACGGGGACGGAGGCGTACTATTTGCCCCCCGTGGACAAGGTCTACATGCCGTCCATCACGCGGTTTCAGGACCCGCGCAATTTCTACGGGGTCTGGGCTCATGAGCTGGCCCATGCCACGAAAGCCCCCCATCGACTGAACCGTGATTTCGGGTTCTCGAAGTTTGGCAACACGTCCTATGCGCGCGAGGAGATCGTCGCGGAATTGACCTCGGTGTTCCTGGGTCAGACGCTCGGCTTCACGGCGCATACGCTCGAGATGAATGCCGCCTACCTCCACAACTGGTTGCGCGTTCTTCGGTCGGACAAGGGCGCGATCTTCAAGCACGCCGCAGATGCGCATCGTGCCTGTGACTATCTCATCGCACAATCTGAGGCGGGTAGGGCAGGGCGCAGTGCAGAGGCCGCCTGA